One Verrucomicrobiaceae bacterium genomic window carries:
- the mfd gene encoding transcription-repair coupling factor — MEKSKRRVWILCPDVKTQDHIHAELAVWQCPAQYFPRLGHVIESALADPELLAERTAVLSRMLEGEAPTIVLCADSLDEPAPNLAEITEQKRMLKAGEKLDVEILLKELTDAGYERSPVVTERGQFARRGGIVDFFSWQAEEPLRLEFFDDELESIRAFDLHNQASIRRLESAGIILTMNDGADDSGRVRHHLRKDDFIIQIEGEDSTEAHARIFSGTASVSGLEDFAAAIHENPLGVFDASDFVLHEARRELFNRQISEWHQAGWRSVIFFHNEAERERFNELQSKLPSSVETKLGLLYRGFTVPAAKLAVLTGAEIFGRHQHIRRVRGSKLDEAETLRKARDVLSELREGDLVVHAEHGIGRYMGVEVRDGGKKEEVLVLHYADSAKLFVPLAHVHMVSRYVGVGGKAPSLSKLTETRWKKTRATAEKSVEDFAKRMLSVAAERQTLKAFSHQPDTKWQVEFEESFLYRETPDQLRSAEEIKRDMEAEKPMDRLLCADVGFGKTEVAIRAAFKAVMGGRQVAILVPTTVLARQHHENIRQRMSEFPVTVEMLCRLTPANKEREIVKGISEGTVDIVVGTHRVISKDVRFKNLGLAVIDEEQRFGVKHKEKFKDIFRLVDVLTLSATPIPRTLYLALMGMRDMSTIETPPPNKQAVMTQICPYDERIIKQAIETEIERGGQVFFLHNRVATIEKVAMRIRELCPKARVLIGHGQMDSELLEDIMHTFVDGEADVLVCTTIIESGVDIPNANTIIIDRADRFGLADLYQLRGRVGRGGVQAHAYLLLPRDEVTAGDARKRVNAIKQYAGLGSGFKIALRDLEIRGAGNLLGTEQSGHIAAIGFDLYCQMLKQSVARMQGRRVARPVEVGLRADFLVMSEALMLQAAKGATPAFLPATFIEDAKLRITAYRQLGEIMTRKELDELESQWRDQFGGKLPHAVTNLLTCASIRLAAAHAGINDVEIKERKLILSRNGKLVMIEGRFPRLSSTPGHKQLEEALEMVRSM; from the coding sequence ATGGAGAAATCCAAGCGCCGTGTGTGGATACTCTGCCCAGATGTCAAAACGCAGGACCACATCCATGCCGAGCTGGCCGTGTGGCAATGCCCGGCGCAGTATTTCCCACGCTTAGGCCATGTCATCGAGAGTGCGCTCGCAGATCCAGAGCTGCTCGCAGAACGCACCGCCGTGCTCAGCCGCATGCTGGAGGGAGAGGCACCCACCATCGTGCTCTGCGCCGACAGCCTGGATGAGCCCGCGCCCAACCTCGCCGAAATCACGGAGCAGAAACGCATGCTCAAAGCCGGTGAAAAGCTCGATGTCGAGATCCTGCTCAAAGAACTCACCGATGCCGGCTACGAGCGCAGCCCCGTCGTCACCGAGCGCGGTCAGTTCGCCCGCCGGGGCGGTATCGTGGACTTTTTCTCCTGGCAGGCTGAGGAGCCGCTGCGCCTCGAGTTTTTTGATGACGAGTTGGAGTCCATCCGCGCCTTTGATCTGCACAATCAGGCCTCCATCCGCCGCCTAGAGAGTGCGGGCATCATTTTGACGATGAACGACGGCGCGGATGACTCTGGCCGCGTGCGCCATCATCTGCGCAAAGACGATTTCATCATCCAGATCGAGGGTGAGGACAGCACCGAAGCGCACGCCCGCATCTTCAGTGGCACAGCCTCCGTGAGTGGCCTCGAAGACTTCGCCGCTGCCATTCATGAGAATCCGCTCGGTGTCTTTGATGCGTCCGATTTCGTGCTGCATGAGGCCCGGCGGGAGCTTTTTAACCGCCAGATCAGCGAATGGCATCAGGCCGGCTGGCGCAGCGTCATCTTCTTTCACAATGAGGCAGAGCGTGAGCGCTTCAACGAGCTGCAAAGTAAGCTCCCCTCCTCTGTCGAGACGAAGCTAGGCCTGCTCTATCGCGGCTTCACCGTTCCAGCGGCTAAATTGGCCGTTTTGACCGGCGCAGAGATTTTTGGCCGTCACCAGCACATCCGCCGCGTGCGCGGATCGAAGCTCGATGAGGCCGAAACACTGCGCAAAGCCCGCGATGTGCTCAGCGAGCTGCGTGAGGGCGATCTCGTCGTCCATGCCGAGCACGGCATCGGACGCTACATGGGCGTGGAGGTGCGTGACGGTGGTAAAAAGGAGGAAGTGCTCGTTTTGCACTACGCAGACAGCGCGAAGCTCTTTGTCCCGCTGGCGCATGTCCACATGGTCAGCCGCTACGTCGGCGTCGGTGGCAAAGCGCCATCGCTGAGCAAGCTCACCGAGACACGCTGGAAAAAAACACGGGCCACAGCGGAAAAAAGCGTCGAGGACTTCGCCAAGCGTATGCTCAGCGTCGCAGCGGAAAGACAGACGCTGAAGGCCTTTTCCCACCAGCCAGACACCAAGTGGCAGGTCGAGTTCGAGGAGTCCTTTCTCTATCGCGAAACGCCCGATCAGCTCCGCAGCGCGGAGGAGATCAAACGCGACATGGAGGCCGAAAAGCCGATGGATCGCCTCCTGTGCGCCGATGTCGGCTTTGGGAAGACCGAGGTAGCGATCCGCGCAGCCTTCAAAGCCGTGATGGGAGGCCGACAAGTCGCCATTTTGGTGCCGACGACCGTTTTGGCCCGCCAGCATCACGAAAACATCCGCCAGCGCATGAGCGAGTTCCCCGTGACCGTCGAGATGCTCTGCCGACTCACGCCCGCGAACAAAGAACGCGAAATAGTGAAGGGTATCAGCGAAGGCACGGTCGATATCGTGGTGGGCACGCACCGCGTGATCTCTAAGGACGTGCGCTTCAAAAATCTCGGCCTCGCGGTGATCGACGAGGAGCAGCGCTTCGGCGTGAAGCACAAAGAGAAGTTCAAAGACATCTTCCGCCTCGTCGATGTGCTCACGCTCAGCGCCACGCCCATCCCGCGCACGCTTTACCTAGCCCTCATGGGCATGCGTGACATGAGCACCATCGAGACGCCGCCGCCGAATAAGCAGGCCGTGATGACGCAGATCTGCCCCTACGACGAGCGCATCATCAAGCAGGCCATCGAGACCGAGATCGAGCGCGGTGGGCAGGTCTTCTTCCTCCACAACCGTGTCGCCACCATCGAAAAAGTCGCCATGCGCATCCGCGAGCTTTGTCCGAAGGCCCGCGTGCTCATCGGACACGGCCAGATGGATAGCGAGCTGCTGGAGGACATCATGCACACCTTTGTCGATGGTGAGGCAGATGTTCTCGTCTGCACCACCATCATCGAAAGTGGTGTCGATATTCCGAATGCCAACACCATCATCATCGACCGCGCAGACCGCTTCGGCTTGGCCGATCTGTATCAGCTCCGGGGCCGTGTAGGCCGTGGTGGAGTCCAGGCACATGCCTACCTGCTACTCCCCCGAGATGAAGTCACAGCCGGCGATGCCCGCAAACGCGTCAATGCCATCAAGCAATACGCCGGACTCGGCAGCGGCTTCAAAATCGCCCTGCGTGACCTGGAAATACGCGGCGCGGGCAATCTCCTCGGCACTGAGCAGAGTGGCCACATCGCCGCCATCGGCTTCGATCTATACTGCCAGATGCTCAAGCAAAGCGTCGCACGCATGCAGGGCCGCCGCGTCGCACGCCCGGTCGAGGTGGGCCTACGGGCAGACTTCCTCGTCATGAGCGAGGCCCTGATGCTCCAGGCCGCAAAAGGTGCCACGCCCGCATTTTTGCCCGCCACCTTCATCGAGGACGCGAAACTGCGCATCACCGCCTACCGCCAGCTCGGCGAGATCATGACCCGCAAGGAGCTCGATGAGCTGGAGTCCCAATGGCGCGATCAATTCGGCGGTAAGCTCCCCCACGCCGTCACCAACCTCCTCACCTGCGCCAGCATCCGCCTCGCCGCCGCCCACGCCGGCATCAACGACGTGGAAATCAAAGAGCGGAAACTCATCCTCTCCCGCAACGGCAAGCTCGTCATGATCGAAGGCAGGTTCCCCCGCCTCAGCTCCACCCCAGGCCACAAACAGCTCGAAGAAGCCCTGGAGATGGTGCGGTCGATGTAA
- a CDS encoding DUF1080 domain-containing protein, whose amino-acid sequence MRNTFHLLPALAALLLAPTLLQAQKAAPKPQAAAVKLLPEKALPTDESNLPGEGKLRQYEWFQKLWQSQRSKWAAEAAKDQNAVVFLGDSITQGWGADFGKRFPGMKLANRGISGDTTRGMLIRLEDVLTLQPAAVVMLMGTNDIEEAIDAAAIGRNVQKILQAIKAKYPQTPIVLCRMFPSSEKKKRPSATIKAVNALYDAAVKGDPQITVLDTWTLFADAQGDARAEFFPDLLHLNAAGYDRWAAALRPIFATLGLSETKADSFTPEPGFISLFNGKNLSGWGTRPTPPRKQPAAKSKNPAPKPDAPVFVETKEAVSFDGKITSDDGRYRAIHGRLVVTTPPEGRRIQQLWTTQEFGTDFTLKLEFRATPNADSGVFIRQPQLQCRDLLLAGPYNQLKNFKEGDWNELVVTVKGTTATATCNGELLTDALTVPATGPIGLEGDRGQMEYRRIRIQTAK is encoded by the coding sequence ATGCGAAATACCTTCCATCTCCTCCCTGCGCTCGCGGCACTGCTACTCGCTCCCACGTTGCTCCAGGCTCAAAAAGCCGCTCCGAAGCCCCAGGCCGCCGCCGTGAAGCTTTTGCCCGAAAAGGCACTCCCTACCGATGAGAGCAACCTTCCAGGTGAAGGGAAGCTGCGGCAATACGAGTGGTTTCAAAAGCTCTGGCAGTCCCAGCGCAGCAAATGGGCCGCAGAGGCTGCCAAGGACCAAAATGCCGTCGTTTTCCTCGGCGACAGCATCACGCAGGGATGGGGTGCCGACTTCGGCAAGCGCTTCCCCGGCATGAAGCTGGCCAATCGCGGCATCAGTGGCGATACCACACGCGGGATGCTCATCCGGCTTGAAGACGTGCTCACGCTCCAGCCTGCCGCCGTCGTCATGCTCATGGGCACCAATGACATCGAGGAAGCCATCGACGCAGCCGCCATCGGTCGGAACGTGCAAAAAATCCTCCAAGCCATCAAAGCCAAATACCCGCAGACACCCATCGTGCTCTGCCGCATGTTCCCCAGCTCGGAGAAGAAAAAACGCCCCTCCGCCACCATCAAGGCCGTCAATGCCCTCTACGACGCTGCCGTCAAAGGCGATCCGCAGATCACCGTGCTCGATACCTGGACTCTCTTTGCCGATGCTCAGGGAGACGCCCGTGCCGAGTTCTTTCCAGACCTGCTTCACCTCAATGCCGCAGGCTATGACCGCTGGGCCGCCGCACTCAGGCCCATCTTTGCCACCCTCGGCCTCAGTGAGACAAAAGCAGACAGCTTCACACCCGAGCCCGGCTTCATCAGCCTCTTCAATGGAAAAAACCTCAGCGGCTGGGGCACACGCCCCACTCCACCGCGCAAGCAGCCCGCTGCGAAATCGAAAAACCCCGCTCCGAAGCCCGATGCGCCCGTCTTTGTCGAAACCAAAGAAGCCGTGAGCTTCGATGGCAAAATCACCAGCGACGATGGCCGCTACCGTGCGATCCATGGCCGACTCGTCGTCACCACACCGCCAGAGGGCCGCCGCATCCAGCAGCTCTGGACCACGCAGGAGTTCGGCACCGATTTCACCCTGAAGCTGGAATTCCGCGCCACACCGAACGCCGACAGCGGCGTCTTCATCCGCCAGCCGCAGCTCCAGTGTCGTGACCTCCTCCTCGCTGGCCCCTACAATCAACTGAAGAACTTCAAGGAAGGCGATTGGAACGAACTCGTCGTCACCGTCAAAGGCACCACCGCCACTGCCACCTGCAACGGCGAGCTACTCACCGATGCACTCACCGTCCCCGCCACAGGCCCCATCGGCCTCGAAGGCGACCGCGGCCAGATGGAATACCGCCGCATCCGCATCCAGACCGCGAAGTAG
- a CDS encoding TatD family hydrolase, giving the protein MLYDAHNHLQDDRLDPWRDALLAVLPATGLIQSVVNGSCAEDWPLVADLARNHAWIRPAFGLHPWYVKERREDWLVTLRGYLVAFPHAIVGEMGLDRWIEQPDIAAQLDCFRAQHALACELDRPVTIHCLRAFGMLEETLRALPRLPRGFLLHSYGGPAEMVPAFIKLGAYFSISPYFAHSRKAAQLATFARIPLDRLLAETDAPDLHPPPERNPHPLTAADGKTLNHPANLTVSYDLIASQHGITRDEAEKAVAENFLRLFGRGVQ; this is encoded by the coding sequence ATGCTCTACGATGCTCATAACCATCTCCAGGACGACCGCCTCGATCCCTGGCGTGATGCCCTACTCGCAGTGCTGCCCGCTACGGGCTTGATCCAGTCCGTGGTGAATGGCTCCTGTGCGGAGGATTGGCCCCTGGTGGCTGATTTGGCCCGAAATCACGCCTGGATACGTCCCGCCTTCGGACTGCATCCCTGGTATGTGAAGGAACGCCGCGAGGACTGGCTAGTCACGCTGCGGGGCTACTTGGTGGCTTTTCCGCATGCCATTGTCGGTGAAATGGGGCTCGACCGCTGGATCGAGCAGCCAGACATCGCGGCCCAGCTCGACTGCTTCCGCGCTCAGCATGCGCTGGCCTGTGAGCTCGACCGACCAGTGACCATTCACTGCCTGCGTGCCTTTGGCATGCTGGAGGAGACGCTGCGGGCGCTGCCCCGGCTGCCACGCGGCTTCTTGCTGCACTCCTACGGCGGCCCGGCGGAGATGGTGCCCGCTTTCATCAAGCTGGGGGCCTATTTCTCCATCAGCCCCTACTTTGCTCATTCGCGAAAGGCAGCCCAGCTCGCCACCTTTGCTCGCATCCCGCTTGATCGCCTCCTGGCGGAGACGGATGCCCCAGACCTGCATCCACCGCCGGAGCGAAATCCGCATCCACTCACGGCGGCCGATGGAAAAACGCTCAACCATCCTGCCAACCTCACCGTGAGTTATGACCTCATCGCCAGCCAGCACGGCATCACTCGTGATGAGGCTGAAAAAGCCGTCGCAGAGAATTTTCTGCGGCTCTTTGGCCGTGGGGTGCAGTGA
- a CDS encoding glycosyltransferase, whose product MLPWDHPIWFASYILLFLALSGFGAHRIKVLYHFWKHRADVPVPPRQYAELPVITVQLPIFNEYDVVENLLRCVTNLDYPRDKLQIQVLDDSTDETAAFAEKLSAEYAAKGHDIQYRHRTNRNGFKAGALDEAMPSAKGEFICIFDADFQPQPDYLLNLIHHFTDERAGMVQARWGHANRHFSLLTRLQALFLDGHLVLEQTARSRHGEYLNFNGTAGIWRRAAIEQSGGWQHDTLTEDLDLSYRAQIRGWKFIYLKDVVVPAELPPDMDGFKSQQHRWTKGSIQVCKKILGDVWRSEAPLSIKLEATAHLTSNFAYLLTLCTLVLMYPANFVMGSSWQKAVFVDVPVFFFATLAVIVFYLTAQGSQTRGGWWRAIPYMPMLLALGIGMSINNGKAVLEALLGQESEFVRTPKYGIATQAQAANKKSRYKAGKSIALWLEVALAIYFGWMIVLAGQRGQWFSIPFLMLFFGGFAFVSGGSLMKRFSMERFQAAPVAAA is encoded by the coding sequence ATGCTCCCCTGGGATCATCCTATCTGGTTTGCCAGTTACATCCTTCTCTTCCTCGCCCTGTCTGGCTTCGGTGCCCACAGGATCAAGGTTCTGTACCATTTTTGGAAACATCGTGCCGATGTGCCTGTGCCGCCACGTCAGTACGCCGAGCTGCCCGTCATCACCGTGCAGCTACCCATCTTCAATGAATACGATGTGGTGGAGAACCTGCTGCGCTGCGTGACCAATCTGGATTACCCGCGTGATAAGCTCCAAATCCAGGTGCTCGACGATTCCACCGACGAAACCGCCGCCTTCGCAGAAAAACTAAGTGCCGAATACGCCGCCAAAGGCCACGACATCCAGTACCGCCACCGCACGAACCGCAATGGCTTCAAAGCCGGAGCACTGGATGAAGCCATGCCATCCGCGAAAGGCGAGTTCATCTGCATTTTCGACGCCGACTTCCAGCCGCAGCCCGATTACCTGCTCAATCTCATCCATCACTTCACCGATGAGCGTGCAGGCATGGTCCAGGCACGCTGGGGCCATGCGAACCGCCATTTCTCCCTCCTCACACGACTCCAGGCCCTCTTCCTCGATGGCCACCTCGTGCTGGAGCAGACCGCCCGCAGCCGCCACGGCGAGTACCTCAACTTCAACGGCACCGCAGGCATCTGGCGCCGCGCCGCGATCGAGCAAAGCGGCGGCTGGCAGCACGATACACTCACCGAGGACCTCGATCTCAGCTACCGCGCCCAGATTCGCGGGTGGAAATTCATTTACCTCAAAGACGTCGTCGTGCCGGCAGAATTGCCACCGGACATGGATGGCTTCAAAAGCCAGCAGCATCGCTGGACAAAGGGCTCCATCCAGGTCTGCAAAAAGATCCTCGGCGACGTCTGGCGCAGTGAGGCCCCACTCTCCATCAAGCTGGAAGCCACCGCACACCTCACCTCGAATTTCGCTTACCTGCTCACCCTCTGCACCCTCGTGCTCATGTACCCGGCGAACTTCGTCATGGGCAGCTCCTGGCAAAAAGCCGTGTTCGTCGATGTGCCGGTGTTCTTCTTTGCCACACTCGCCGTCATCGTCTTCTACCTCACCGCTCAGGGCTCCCAGACACGCGGTGGCTGGTGGCGGGCCATACCCTACATGCCCATGCTCCTCGCCCTCGGCATCGGCATGAGCATCAACAACGGCAAAGCCGTCCTCGAAGCCCTCCTCGGCCAGGAAAGCGAATTCGTCCGCACTCCGAAATACGGCATCGCCACCCAGGCCCAGGCCGCCAACAAAAAAAGTCGCTACAAAGCCGGGAAATCCATCGCCCTCTGGCTAGAGGTCGCTCTAGCCATCTACTTCGGCTGGATGATCGTGCTAGCAGGTCAGCGTGGACAATGGTTCTCCATCCCCTTCCTCATGCTCTTCTTCGGCGGCTTCGCCTTTGTCTCAGGCGGCTCACTCATGAAGCGCTTCAGCATGGAGCGCTTCCAAGCCGCCCCCGTAGCCGCCGCTTGA
- a CDS encoding inner membrane CreD family protein has protein sequence MKTSHLIAIAFIFVLTSFAWWFLGGTISIRTAHMRDTAGQGVSERWGPPLVQQHPRASYQSGDGEKLSFQPATSDVKARLTYLPVKMGLMWQRTYGLEFEGHYTFTNPASITQKVQISLDLPTTRSMLDKVVFTLGEGDHSRRSLASPENGVMVESIELAPGQSIPVLISYQCRGTDVWRYAFADSSRIRDFQLAVSTDFDEVNYPISSPTHREDSTEGLALIWKYDDAISAPGIAVEMPRELNAGPVAAQIAFWSPLSLLLFFGVLVITCIVRGTRLHPVNYLLLAAGFFAFPLLFSYMLDVIPVQASFGIAAVVSMALVCGYLRAATGEFMFRIAIAAQFAYMVLFSASFFFKGLTGLTLTLGGIVTLAVLMALTAKVDWSQRLGGLSPKLA, from the coding sequence ATGAAAACATCACACCTCATCGCCATCGCCTTCATCTTCGTCCTCACCTCCTTCGCCTGGTGGTTCCTAGGCGGCACCATCAGCATCCGCACCGCCCACATGCGTGACACCGCCGGTCAAGGCGTCAGCGAGCGCTGGGGACCACCACTCGTGCAGCAGCACCCACGCGCCAGCTACCAATCCGGCGATGGCGAAAAACTCAGCTTCCAGCCTGCCACCAGCGACGTGAAAGCCCGGCTCACCTATTTACCCGTCAAAATGGGCCTGATGTGGCAGCGCACCTACGGCCTGGAATTTGAAGGCCATTACACCTTCACCAATCCCGCCTCCATCACCCAGAAAGTCCAAATCAGCCTCGATCTGCCCACCACACGCAGCATGCTCGATAAAGTCGTCTTCACCCTCGGAGAAGGGGACCACTCCCGGCGCTCGCTCGCATCACCAGAGAACGGCGTCATGGTCGAGAGCATCGAGCTAGCCCCAGGGCAGTCCATCCCCGTCCTCATCAGCTACCAGTGCCGTGGCACCGATGTCTGGCGCTATGCCTTCGCCGACAGCAGCCGCATCCGCGACTTCCAGCTCGCCGTGAGCACCGATTTCGACGAAGTGAACTACCCCATCAGCTCCCCCACACACCGAGAAGACTCCACGGAGGGCCTCGCACTCATTTGGAAATATGATGACGCCATCTCCGCACCCGGCATCGCCGTGGAAATGCCCCGTGAGCTCAATGCAGGCCCCGTAGCCGCCCAGATCGCCTTTTGGTCCCCACTCTCGCTGCTGCTATTCTTTGGCGTGCTCGTCATCACCTGCATCGTGCGTGGCACACGCCTTCATCCGGTGAATTACCTGTTACTCGCCGCAGGCTTCTTCGCCTTCCCATTGCTCTTCAGCTACATGCTCGATGTGATCCCCGTGCAGGCCAGTTTTGGCATCGCCGCAGTCGTTTCCATGGCCTTGGTCTGCGGCTATCTGCGAGCCGCAACCGGTGAATTCATGTTCCGCATCGCCATCGCAGCCCAATTTGCCTACATGGTGCTCTTCAGTGCCAGTTTCTTCTTCAAAGGCCTCACCGGCCTCACCCTCACCCTCGGCGGCATCGTCACCCTCGCCGTCCTGATGGCCCTAACCGCCAAAGTGGACTGGAGCCAGCGCCTCGGCGGCTTATCCCCCAAATTGGCGTAA
- a CDS encoding aspartate carbamoyltransferase catalytic subunit, which translates to MTLPPRKDLLDIASISDDEIKLVLQNAVQFKDLFKRSVKKVPPLRGQTVLTLFYEPSTRTRSSFEVAASRLSADVTHFDIESSSVVKGESVLDTVETLEAMRVDYIVVRHKQAGIPSLIAKNTRASVINAGDGWHAHPTQALLDAFTLKEIHPDLTGCRALIVGDIQHSRVARSTSLIFRRLGMQVAYLAPGSMMPRDVPAEIPQFGNWNDALEWKPDVIYLLRVQSERLDEPFIPSAAEYHKNYGLTNERVEIIRQRGLHLMHPGPVNRGVEITDAGMNYEKSLINQQVENGIAVRMSVLYWLRPGAECPL; encoded by the coding sequence ATGACCCTACCGCCCCGCAAAGACCTCCTCGACATCGCCTCCATCTCGGATGACGAAATCAAGCTCGTCCTGCAAAACGCGGTGCAGTTCAAAGACCTCTTCAAGCGCAGCGTGAAGAAAGTCCCGCCCCTGCGCGGCCAGACCGTGCTCACTCTCTTCTACGAGCCCAGCACCCGCACACGCTCCAGCTTCGAAGTCGCCGCCAGCCGCCTCTCCGCCGACGTCACCCACTTTGACATCGAAAGCAGCAGCGTCGTCAAAGGCGAGAGCGTGCTCGATACCGTGGAGACGCTGGAGGCCATGCGCGTCGATTACATCGTCGTGCGGCACAAGCAGGCCGGTATCCCCAGCCTCATCGCGAAAAACACCCGCGCCAGCGTCATCAATGCCGGTGATGGCTGGCACGCCCATCCCACGCAGGCGCTGCTAGATGCCTTCACCTTAAAAGAGATCCACCCAGACCTCACCGGCTGCCGCGCTCTCATCGTCGGCGATATCCAGCACAGCCGCGTCGCACGCAGCACCAGCCTCATCTTTCGCCGACTCGGCATGCAGGTCGCCTACCTCGCCCCAGGCTCCATGATGCCGCGTGACGTGCCAGCGGAGATCCCCCAGTTCGGCAACTGGAACGACGCCCTCGAATGGAAGCCCGATGTCATCTACCTCCTCCGCGTGCAGAGCGAGCGACTCGATGAGCCCTTCATCCCCAGCGCAGCCGAGTATCACAAAAACTACGGCCTTACCAACGAACGCGTCGAGATCATCCGCCAGCGTGGCCTTCATCTCATGCACCCAGGCCCCGTGAATCGCGGCGTCGAAATCACCGATGCCGGCATGAACTACGAAAAGAGCCTCATCAACCAACAGGTGGAAAATGGCATCGCCGTGCGCATGAGCGTGCTCTACTGGCTACGCCCAGGCGCTGAGTGCCCCCTTTGA
- the pyrR gene encoding bifunctional pyr operon transcriptional regulator/uracil phosphoribosyltransferase PyrR, which produces MADTPRTLLTKAQMAEGVENLAKSICEANQDATEIALVGIHRRGVPLARRIAAALERRGCVKVHFGTIDITPYRDDLSTFQMVPRLEGSDISFDVDGIHVVLCDEVIYTGRSVRAALDELSDYGRPRRVQLAVLVDRCGRELPVQPDFAALKVTLQPGERVAVRFEEVDESGDSCTIESKPLSR; this is translated from the coding sequence ATGGCAGACACCCCGCGCACACTCCTCACGAAGGCCCAGATGGCCGAGGGCGTCGAAAATTTGGCAAAAAGCATCTGCGAAGCCAATCAGGACGCCACCGAGATCGCTCTCGTCGGTATTCACCGCCGTGGGGTGCCGCTGGCACGCCGCATCGCCGCCGCACTTGAGCGGCGTGGCTGTGTGAAGGTCCACTTCGGCACCATCGACATCACGCCCTACCGCGATGATTTGAGCACCTTTCAGATGGTGCCACGGCTAGAGGGCTCCGACATCTCCTTCGACGTCGATGGCATCCACGTCGTCCTTTGTGATGAAGTGATCTACACGGGCCGCAGCGTGCGTGCCGCTCTTGATGAGCTCTCCGACTACGGTCGCCCCCGCCGCGTGCAGCTCGCTGTCCTGGTGGACCGCTGCGGACGTGAGCTGCCCGTGCAGCCCGACTTTGCCGCACTGAAAGTCACCCTCCAGCCCGGCGAACGTGTCGCTGTGCGCTTCGAGGAAGTGGACGAAAGCGGCGACTCCTGCACCATCGAATCCAAGCCCCTTAGCCGATGA